The following proteins are co-located in the Flectobacillus major DSM 103 genome:
- the fucP gene encoding L-fucose:H+ symporter permease: MALSNQSNTRNPYLIPFVLITVLFFLWGFAHNLNPILIPHLKKACQLTDLQSAFIDSAFFVGYFVMAIPAGLVMNRYGYKSGIIVGLLIFAGGAFLFYPAAATRTYGLFLMALFIIASGLTFLETAANPYVTVLGDSATSTQRLNLSQSFNGLAASLAPLAGKFFILTDTTISEEQIKSLSPEEVNTLLTHEAESVQIPYIVIGLVVLSVALVLWKTHLPDIKEDSDASTESGNTGSIFQQKNLILGVIAQFFYVGAQVCVSSFFIRFLGKTASISEKEAAGYLSFALLCFMLGRFLGTFLMKYIAPNRLLAVYSVFNIVLLAVAITVGGMPSIYALIGVEFFMSIMFPTIFSLSIQGLGSQTKLGSSLVIMSIVGGAIFPVVMGRISDVSSIQTAYIVPLVCFFVVLFFAIKSKSEKGATISGGH, translated from the coding sequence ATGGCATTGTCCAATCAGTCTAATACTCGTAATCCCTATTTGATACCCTTTGTTTTGATAACGGTTTTGTTTTTTCTGTGGGGTTTTGCTCACAACCTCAATCCAATATTGATTCCACATCTCAAAAAAGCTTGTCAACTTACTGATTTACAGTCTGCTTTTATTGATTCGGCCTTTTTTGTTGGGTATTTTGTTATGGCTATACCTGCAGGGTTGGTCATGAACCGATATGGTTATAAATCAGGTATTATTGTAGGATTATTGATTTTTGCGGGCGGGGCATTTTTGTTTTATCCTGCGGCCGCTACCCGTACTTATGGATTATTTTTGATGGCTCTTTTTATTATTGCCAGTGGTTTAACGTTTCTCGAAACAGCCGCTAATCCTTATGTAACGGTACTGGGCGATAGTGCCACTTCTACCCAACGCCTTAATCTTTCACAGTCGTTTAATGGCCTAGCGGCATCGTTGGCACCATTGGCAGGCAAGTTTTTTATTTTAACCGATACCACTATTTCAGAAGAGCAAATCAAAAGTTTGTCGCCCGAAGAGGTTAATACCCTATTAACACACGAAGCAGAAAGTGTACAAATCCCTTATATCGTGATTGGTTTGGTGGTGCTTTCGGTAGCATTAGTTTTGTGGAAAACGCATTTGCCAGATATAAAAGAAGATAGCGACGCTTCGACAGAAAGTGGCAATACTGGTAGTATTTTCCAACAAAAGAATTTGATATTGGGTGTTATTGCACAGTTTTTTTATGTTGGGGCTCAGGTATGTGTATCGAGTTTCTTTATTCGCTTTTTAGGAAAAACAGCTAGTATTTCAGAAAAAGAAGCCGCAGGTTATTTATCATTTGCTTTGTTGTGCTTTATGTTAGGGCGATTTTTAGGTACATTTTTAATGAAATATATTGCTCCCAATCGTTTGTTGGCCGTGTATAGTGTCTTTAATATTGTGTTGTTGGCGGTGGCTATTACGGTAGGAGGTATGCCTTCTATTTACGCATTGATTGGTGTTGAGTTTTTTATGTCGATTATGTTTCCAACCATTTTCTCTTTGAGTATCCAAGGTTTGGGTTCGCAAACCAAGTTGGGGTCTTCATTGGTAATTATGTCGATAGTTGGAGGGGCAATTTTTCCTGTAGTAATGGGGCGTATTTCGGATGTTAGTAGTATCCAAACGGCCTATATTGTGCCATTGGTATGTTTCTTTGTTGTATTGTTTTTTGCTATAAAATCAAAATCAGAGAAAGGAGCTACTATTTCGGGGGGGCATTAA
- a CDS encoding ABC transporter permease has protein sequence MLKNYLKIAIRNLQRNLVFSGINIIGLAVGMAVAMLIGLWIWDELSYDQYHQNYERLGRIKQNQIWNGRIGTQDAIPLPLRAELKNKFGSDFQAMSLSSWTFDHILSLGDKKISDKGNYVEPSFPEMLSLKMLKGTIKGLTDPHSILLSESLARALFGDKDPINQMLKLNNQTNVKVTGIYEDLPHNTTFNEVRLMLPWDLYASEQKWVKVAESEWNNNSFQLFVQLIPQADFEKVSAKIRFSKFVHMKDDPAKAEMFVHPMKKWHLYSEFKGGKISGGRIQFVWLFGIIGLFVLLLACINFMNLSTARSEKRAMEVGVRKAIGSVRSQLIGQFLSESLLIVLLAFVLSIVLVQLALPLFNSLSDKKMVMLWANPYFWLLSLSFSLITGVVSGSYPAFYLSSFEPIKVLKGTFRVGRYASVPRKVLVIIQFTVSVTLIIGTIIVYRQILHAKNRPIGYSRDGLISIDIKTPELRGHYDALRADLLKTGAVYDMAESLSPTTDLYSTQIGFDWEKKDPNLQALFGIVAVTHDFGHTAGWQFVSGRDFSRNYSTDTASMILNETCAKFIGFKDPVGKNLNWNNKNYKIIGVIKDIVMESPFNPIKPTVFFIDYGWASTITIKINPQMSASDALPKIETVFKQHDPGSPFIYHFADEQYARKFNSEERVGKLATFFAVLAIFISCLGIFGLASFTAEQRTKEIGVRKVLGASVFNLWQLLSKDFVVLVLISFMIASPIAYYYMNNWLLTYEYRSDISWWIFVVAGLGALSITLFTVSYQAIKAALANPVKSLRTE, from the coding sequence ATGCTGAAGAATTATCTAAAAATAGCTATTCGTAATTTGCAAAGAAACCTCGTTTTTTCGGGCATTAATATTATTGGGCTAGCTGTTGGCATGGCGGTAGCAATGCTTATTGGTCTATGGATATGGGACGAACTTTCGTATGACCAATACCATCAAAATTATGAACGTTTAGGGCGAATCAAACAAAACCAAATTTGGAATGGTCGTATTGGTACACAAGATGCTATTCCATTGCCTTTAAGGGCAGAGTTAAAAAATAAATTTGGTAGCGATTTTCAAGCAATGAGTCTGTCATCGTGGACGTTCGATCATATATTATCGCTAGGCGACAAGAAAATCAGCGATAAAGGTAATTACGTAGAGCCAAGTTTTCCTGAAATGTTAAGTTTGAAAATGCTCAAGGGTACAATCAAAGGATTGACAGACCCGCATTCGATACTACTTTCAGAATCGCTTGCTAGGGCTTTGTTTGGCGACAAAGACCCTATCAATCAAATGCTAAAACTCAATAACCAAACTAATGTAAAAGTAACGGGTATTTATGAAGATTTACCTCATAATACAACCTTCAACGAGGTAAGGTTGATGTTGCCTTGGGATTTATATGCTTCTGAACAAAAATGGGTAAAAGTGGCTGAGAGCGAATGGAATAACAACTCATTCCAATTGTTTGTACAATTAATACCTCAGGCCGATTTTGAGAAAGTGTCTGCTAAAATCAGGTTCTCAAAGTTTGTACACATGAAAGATGACCCTGCAAAAGCCGAAATGTTTGTACATCCTATGAAAAAATGGCATTTGTATTCAGAATTTAAAGGTGGCAAAATTTCGGGTGGACGTATTCAGTTTGTGTGGCTATTTGGCATTATCGGTTTATTTGTACTCTTGTTGGCTTGTATCAACTTCATGAACTTGAGTACTGCCCGTTCTGAAAAAAGAGCTATGGAAGTTGGAGTGAGAAAAGCCATCGGTTCTGTGAGAAGCCAATTAATAGGACAATTTTTGAGCGAATCTTTACTGATTGTTTTATTAGCGTTTGTATTGTCGATTGTATTGGTACAGCTTGCATTACCTTTATTCAATAGCCTTTCCGACAAGAAGATGGTTATGTTATGGGCAAATCCTTATTTCTGGTTATTGAGTCTGTCATTTTCGTTGATAACAGGGGTAGTTTCGGGAAGTTATCCAGCTTTTTACCTGTCTTCTTTTGAGCCTATCAAGGTACTAAAGGGAACGTTTAGAGTAGGACGTTATGCTTCTGTACCTCGAAAAGTACTGGTAATAATTCAATTTACGGTTTCGGTGACATTGATCATCGGTACAATTATTGTGTATCGTCAGATTTTGCATGCCAAAAATCGACCTATTGGGTATTCAAGAGATGGTTTGATAAGTATTGATATAAAAACACCTGAATTAAGAGGGCATTATGATGCACTTCGTGCCGATTTACTAAAAACAGGAGCTGTGTATGACATGGCAGAATCGCTGAGTCCAACTACCGATTTGTATTCAACACAAATAGGATTTGATTGGGAGAAGAAAGACCCTAATTTACAAGCCTTGTTTGGTATAGTAGCTGTTACACATGACTTTGGCCACACAGCGGGCTGGCAGTTTGTCAGTGGTAGAGATTTTTCTCGAAACTATTCTACCGATACAGCAAGTATGATTTTGAATGAAACTTGTGCCAAGTTTATTGGTTTTAAAGACCCTGTTGGTAAAAATCTAAATTGGAATAATAAGAACTATAAAATCATTGGAGTTATCAAAGATATAGTGATGGAGTCGCCATTTAATCCTATAAAGCCTACGGTGTTTTTTATAGATTATGGTTGGGCAAGTACTATTACTATCAAAATTAATCCACAAATGAGTGCAAGCGATGCTCTTCCCAAAATCGAAACGGTATTCAAACAGCACGATCCAGGAAGTCCATTTATTTATCATTTTGCCGATGAGCAATATGCTCGTAAATTCAACAGCGAGGAACGCGTTGGTAAATTAGCAACATTTTTTGCTGTACTCGCTATTTTTATTAGTTGTTTAGGCATTTTTGGTTTGGCTTCGTTTACGGCCGAGCAACGCACCAAAGAAATAGGTGTAAGAAAAGTATTGGGTGCTTCGGTATTTAATCTATGGCAATTATTGTCGAAAGACTTTGTGGTATTGGTACTTATTTCGTTTATGATTGCTAGTCCAATTGCTTATTATTATATGAACAATTGGTTGCTTACGTACGAATACCGTTCAGATATTTCGTGGTGGATTTTTGTAGTGGCAGGGTTAGGGGCATTGTCGATTACCTTATTTACAGTAAGTTATCAGGCCATCAAAGCGGCCTTGGCCAATCCAGTGAAAAGTTTGAGAACAGAATAA
- a CDS encoding ABC transporter permease, with protein MIQNYLKIALRALLRNKVYSFINIAGLATGMAVAMLIGLWIYDETSYNKYHQNYDRIAQVSQHNIFNGQKSTQVSNPAVMAEEIKSHYASDFKYVLQSSWTSTHILTYGEKKFTKSGNYFEPQVTDMLSLKMLKGTREGLKEPNSILLSESVAKAYFGDTDPMNKLIKVDNKEVVKITGVYEDLPYNSSFKEMEYILPWELYLITNPWIKKMENPWGSNFTQTFAQLADNADMDKVSQKIINVKLNKVGSEAKRYKPEVFLQPMSKWHLYGEFKDGINVGGRIEFVWLFGIIGIFVLLLACINFMNLSTARSEKRAKEVGVRKAIGSARSQLIIQFLSESLVVVVFAFVLSILLVQLILPFFNEVADKKMTILWTNPFFWLLGLSFSLLTGLIAGSYPALYLSSFQPVKVLKGTFRVGRFAAIPRKVLVVLQFTVSVTLIIGTIVVFRQIEHAKNRPIGYNRDGLITMYMATPDVHNHFEAIRTELKSSGSIVEMTESGSPTTEVWNTNGGFQWEGKDPNLAVDFPNNGVTYEYGKTVGWQFANGRDFSREFATDSLAFVLNESAVKFIGLKNPIGATITWENRPFKVIGVIKDMVVQSPYKPVRPSLFHISKDQENVLIIKMNPKISSRVALSKIETVFRKYNPAAPFEYTFVDDEYAKKFGNEERVGKLATFFAALAIFISCLGIFGLASFVAEQRTKEIGIRKVLGATVLNLWQLLSKDFVFLVMTSLFLATPIAYFFMNNWLKKYEYRSDISWWIFVVAGLGALSITLFTVSYQAIKAALANPVKSLRTE; from the coding sequence ATGATACAAAATTATTTAAAAATCGCACTAAGGGCTTTACTCCGAAATAAGGTTTATTCCTTCATTAATATTGCAGGATTGGCTACGGGTATGGCTGTGGCTATGCTAATAGGGCTTTGGATTTATGATGAAACCTCTTACAACAAGTATCATCAAAATTATGATCGTATTGCTCAAGTATCACAGCATAATATTTTCAATGGCCAAAAATCGACACAGGTATCTAATCCTGCGGTAATGGCAGAAGAAATTAAGAGTCATTATGCCAGCGATTTTAAATATGTGTTACAGTCTTCATGGACATCAACCCATATTTTGACTTATGGTGAAAAGAAATTTACTAAATCTGGAAATTACTTTGAGCCACAAGTCACCGATATGTTAAGCTTAAAGATGCTAAAAGGTACAAGAGAAGGATTGAAAGAACCCAATTCGATTTTATTATCTGAATCAGTAGCAAAAGCATATTTTGGGGATACTGACCCCATGAATAAGCTCATAAAAGTTGATAACAAAGAGGTAGTAAAAATTACTGGAGTTTACGAAGATTTACCTTACAATTCTAGTTTTAAAGAAATGGAGTATATTTTGCCTTGGGAGTTATACTTGATTACCAATCCTTGGATTAAAAAAATGGAGAATCCTTGGGGAAGTAATTTTACCCAAACTTTTGCTCAATTAGCCGACAACGCTGATATGGACAAGGTTTCTCAAAAAATTATCAATGTTAAATTAAATAAAGTCGGCAGTGAAGCAAAAAGATATAAACCCGAAGTTTTCTTACAACCAATGAGTAAATGGCATTTGTATGGCGAATTTAAAGATGGCATCAATGTAGGAGGAAGAATTGAATTTGTATGGCTTTTCGGTATTATCGGAATTTTCGTTTTGTTATTGGCTTGTATTAATTTCATGAATTTGAGTACGGCTCGTTCTGAAAAACGAGCAAAAGAAGTAGGTGTTCGTAAAGCCATTGGTTCAGCTCGTAGTCAATTAATTATCCAATTTTTAAGTGAATCATTAGTCGTTGTAGTGTTTGCTTTCGTTTTATCAATCCTATTGGTTCAGCTTATATTGCCGTTTTTCAATGAAGTAGCTGACAAAAAAATGACGATTCTGTGGACAAACCCATTCTTCTGGCTGTTGGGTCTTAGTTTTAGTTTGCTCACGGGTTTAATTGCTGGAAGTTATCCAGCCTTGTATTTATCATCTTTTCAACCTGTTAAAGTATTAAAAGGTACTTTTAGGGTAGGGCGTTTTGCTGCTATTCCACGCAAGGTTTTGGTAGTTCTTCAATTTACCGTTTCTGTTACTTTAATCATCGGAACGATTGTTGTTTTCCGCCAAATTGAGCATGCTAAAAACCGCCCAATTGGCTATAATCGTGATGGATTAATTACCATGTATATGGCAACTCCTGATGTTCATAATCATTTTGAGGCTATCCGTACAGAGTTAAAAAGCTCAGGATCAATTGTTGAAATGACTGAGTCTGGAAGCCCAACTACTGAAGTTTGGAATACCAACGGTGGCTTTCAATGGGAAGGGAAAGACCCCAATTTGGCCGTTGATTTTCCGAACAATGGTGTTACTTATGAATATGGCAAAACCGTAGGTTGGCAATTTGCTAATGGAAGAGATTTCTCAAGAGAATTTGCCACAGATTCACTTGCGTTTGTACTCAACGAATCGGCGGTAAAGTTTATCGGCTTGAAAAACCCAATCGGAGCTACTATTACATGGGAAAACAGACCTTTTAAAGTAATTGGCGTAATCAAAGACATGGTGGTACAATCGCCTTATAAGCCAGTTAGGCCATCACTTTTTCATATTTCTAAAGACCAAGAAAATGTTCTTATCATTAAAATGAACCCTAAAATAAGTTCAAGGGTGGCATTGAGTAAAATAGAAACGGTTTTCAGAAAATATAATCCAGCAGCACCTTTTGAATACACTTTTGTAGATGATGAATATGCTAAAAAATTCGGAAATGAAGAACGAGTGGGTAAATTGGCTACCTTCTTTGCTGCACTTGCTATTTTCATTAGTTGTCTCGGCATATTTGGTTTGGCATCATTTGTAGCAGAACAACGCACCAAAGAAATAGGCATCAGGAAAGTATTGGGAGCAACGGTTTTGAATCTGTGGCAATTACTTTCTAAAGATTTTGTCTTTTTGGTGATGACTTCCCTGTTTCTTGCTACGCCAATCGCTTATTTTTTTATGAATAATTGGTTGAAAAAATACGAATACCGTTCAGATATTTCGTGGTGGATTTTTGTAGTAGCAGGGTTAGGGGCATTGTCGATTACCTTATTTACAGTGAGTTATCAGGCCATCAAAGCGGCCTTGGCTAATCCAGTGAAAAGTTTGAGAACAGAATAA
- a CDS encoding L-rhamnose mutarotase — MKKYALCLDLKDDPQLIAEYESYHKAVWPEIIDSIKGAGISNMEIYRLGNRLFMIMEVNETFSFEAKAKSDAENPKVQEWELLMWKYQQALPMAKEGEKWLLMDKIFGLD, encoded by the coding sequence ATGAAAAAGTACGCATTATGTCTTGATTTGAAAGACGACCCGCAGTTGATTGCAGAGTATGAAAGCTATCATAAAGCCGTTTGGCCTGAAATTATTGATAGTATTAAAGGGGCTGGTATCAGCAATATGGAGATATACCGTTTAGGCAATCGCCTTTTTATGATAATGGAGGTAAACGAAACGTTTTCTTTTGAGGCCAAAGCCAAAAGTGATGCAGAAAACCCAAAGGTACAAGAATGGGAATTGCTGATGTGGAAATACCAACAAGCCCTGCCTATGGCCAAAGAAGGTGAAAAATGGCTTTTGATGGATAAGATTTTTGGGTTGGATTAA